In Manis javanica isolate MJ-LG chromosome 18, MJ_LKY, whole genome shotgun sequence, the following proteins share a genomic window:
- the MTHFS gene encoding 5-formyltetrahydrofolate cyclo-ligase isoform X2, with amino-acid sequence MAAAAARGAKRSLRAELKQRLQAMSAEERLRQSRLLTEKVIAHSQYQKSRRVSIFLSMQDEVETEEIIKDIFRQGKTCFIPRYQFQSNHMDMVKLASAAEISSLPKTSWNIAQPGEDEVREEALSTGGLDLIFMPGLGFDRDGNRLGRGRGYYDTYLRRCLQQQERRPYTLALAFREQVCLRVPVDEHDVKVDEVLYEDSSASRVLTSAAE; translated from the exons ATGGCGGCGGCGGCTGCGCGCGGAGCCAAGCGGAGCCTGCGGGCCGAGCTGAAGCAGCGTTTGCAGGCTATGAGCGCCGAGGAGCGGCTACGCCAGTCTCGCCTCCTGACCGAGAAG GTGATTGCCCACAGTCAGTATCAAAAGTCCAGGAGGGTTTCCATCTTTCTGAGCATGCAAGATGAAGTTGAGACGGAAGAGATAATCAAGGACATTTTCCGACAAGGCAAAACCTGCTTTATACCGCGGTACCAGTTCCAGAGCAATCACATGGATATGGTGAAATTAGCATCAGCTGCAGAAATTTCTTCACTTCCCAAAACATCGTGGAACATCGCTCAGCCTGGGGAAGATGAGGTTCGGGAGGAGGCCTTGTCGACAG GGGGACTTGACCTCATCTTCATGCCAGGTCTGGGGTTCGACAGAGATGGCAACcggctggggaggggcaggggctacTACGACACCTACCTGAGGCGCTGTCTGCAGCAGCAGGAGCGCAGACCCTACACCCTGGCCCTGGCTTTCCGAGAGCAGGTGTGCCTCCGGGTCCCCGTGGACGAGCATGACGTGAAGGTAGATGAAGTCCTTTATGAAGACTCCTCGGCATCTCGAGTCCTGACGTCTGCAGCCGAGTGA
- the MTHFS gene encoding 5-formyltetrahydrofolate cyclo-ligase isoform X3 yields MAAAAARGAKRSLRAELKQRLQAMSAEERLRQSRLLTEKVIAHSQYQKSRRVSIFLSMQDEVETEEIIKDIFRQGKTCFIPRYQFQSNHMDMVKLASAAEISSLPKTSWNIAQPGEDEVREEALSTEMVNTTMKTPAIPYACGLKEVRIRRTDQEWASAGPPMTRDGGA; encoded by the exons ATGGCGGCGGCGGCTGCGCGCGGAGCCAAGCGGAGCCTGCGGGCCGAGCTGAAGCAGCGTTTGCAGGCTATGAGCGCCGAGGAGCGGCTACGCCAGTCTCGCCTCCTGACCGAGAAG GTGATTGCCCACAGTCAGTATCAAAAGTCCAGGAGGGTTTCCATCTTTCTGAGCATGCAAGATGAAGTTGAGACGGAAGAGATAATCAAGGACATTTTCCGACAAGGCAAAACCTGCTTTATACCGCGGTACCAGTTCCAGAGCAATCACATGGATATGGTGAAATTAGCATCAGCTGCAGAAATTTCTTCACTTCCCAAAACATCGTGGAACATCGCTCAGCCTGGGGAAGATGAGGTTCGGGAGGAGGCCTTGTCGACAG AAATGGTAAATACCACCATGAAAACACCTGCTATTCCATATGCCTGTGGCCTGAAAGAAGTCAGAATCAG GAGGACAGACCAGGAGTGGGCATCAGCCGGGCCTCCGATGACGAGAGATGGTGGCGCCTGA